The Streptomyces halobius genomic interval CTCAGCAGCGGCGCCGGTCAGGGCCCGACGGATCGCCTGCCCGTCAGTGAAAGCCGAGCATTCCGAGTGAGTCGATGTCGACGGTGACCACGCCGGGTGGGTAGGCGTCCTCGTTGCCGGTCAGCAGGATCGACATGCCGGTGAATTCGGGGCGCGGCAGTGCGCAGTAGAGGGCATGGCAGGTGTCCGGGCCGCCGTAGCCGTCGCGGATCATGGTGCCGACGCTGACGGCGGCCATCGTGTCGAGGCTGTCGACGACCACAGCGGAGAAGGCGAGGACGCGCTGCGAGAGGTTCTCCTCATCGGCTTCGGCCTGCATGAGGCACAGGGCGGGGATGCTGAGGCGTTCGCCGGGTGTCTTCGCCATTCACGCCCAGTCCCGAGATCCGCAAACCGCCCGGCGCGCAACACAGCCGATGACCAGCCCCGGCCCCACGGCAAGGGGTTCCACCCTGGCCCAGATCGACAGCAACCAATGGCCAGGGCTTAGGTGTAGATGCCTTCCGAATCAGGTGCTGAACATCCGCTCGTAGAGGTCGCCCGGTGTCCACCACCACCAGCTGGTGCAGGGCCGGGGCGGCCAGGGGCGAACTAACGTGCCGGGCGCTTTCTGCCGCGGCGGCCATCGGCGAGGGCTTCGAGCACGTCGGCCGGCTTCGGCTGCAGGTCGGCGCTGAGGTAGCGGATCCCTTCACCCTCAGGAGCGCCGCCCTTGCCGATGGGGTGTCGTCGGCTGGTGGCGGTGCGCCATCCATACCGCTCGTCCCACACCACGGCCTGGGCCGACTGCCCGGGCTGAAGCACGATGGCGGCTGCCAGGTGGTCGCCGGACTGCAGCACTTCCACCTCGCCGGCTTCGGCTGCACCGGCTTCGGCCAGGGCGTCCGCGACGTCCTGCAGGTAGGGCTGGACAGCGCGCCGGCGTTGCTCGTCCTGCGCGGCCGCAATGGCACGCCGCCGCGTGATGGCCGGGTATCCGAGCCGCGCCGCCGCAGCGTCGAGGGACAGGGAAGGCTCAGCTTCGACCAGGTCCGCGATGCGCCGCCCCCGCAGCTGGGCCAGGCCTCTCATAGCCGTGGTCATGGCGACGCCCAACTCGTCGACGACGGCGGCCGCGGTGACGGCCGGATCGCCATCAAGCAGCTCGGCGATGAGCGGCACGATCTGGTCCCGGGGAACCATGTCGCCGCTACCCTTGGGCTTTCCAGCTGTCGGGCCTTGCCCCTTGCCCGGCCGACCGGCCTTGAAGGCGCGGATGACGCCGCGTGGCCAGTGCTCGACCTGGGGCCGGTCATCGCCGGCTGCACGTTCGGGGACCAGAACCACGTGCTCGGAGAGCCGGGGGTCATACCGGTAACTGTTCCACGTTCGCGCAGTGACACCGAGCTCGGCTGCAGCTTCCTGACGATCCAGCAGGTCCTCGTCACTGTCTGGGCCCGTGATGTCGGGGATGGGGTCACCGGCGTTGAACGCGCTCGTCTGCTCGGCATCCCACAGCAGCGTCTTAGCACCCGGTGAGCTGATCGAGGCCGGGTGCCCCTCGCGCAGGTGCTGCTTGGTGTTGCGGAACCTCCCCAGGGACATCTTTTGCGAGGCAGCGAGGTCGGCCATCGTCTGAACCTGTCCGGCGCGTCCAGCGCGGATCATCGTGTCTCCTTCGTGTGTGCAGACGGCCAGCTCGGCGCGCAAGCGCGGCCCGGCGTTGGAGCCAGAGGAATGGTGGGCAGCGTGGGCGCCGAACACAGCGTTCCTGGAATGCGTCCGCCACCACTCGGCGAGGAGAGAAATATAACTACATTTTGTCACGTGTGGCAAGTGCGGAGGCATCGTCCAGCGCGGGCCCCGCTACACTCGACACCGAAACCACCTCCTTTGGACGTGCGTTTTCGGTGCCGGCGTCCTTGCCACCCGCCTCGGCGGATTGGGCGCCGGCGTTTCTCGTACCGCCTGAAGCTCCGCGGTCGCAGGTGCGTAGCCAGACCCGTCCGCTCTCCCTGCTCTCTCCGCCGAGTGCTCTTCGGGCCCCTGCCGGTTACCCACTCTGATCTCTCCTTCGTCCCGCGGGGGCCTGGACGCGACTCGCGTCCAGGCCCCCGCACCAGTCGTGGGTCAGTGGGAAGCCGGTGCAGTGGCCGGCTCCCCGTGCAGCATCAGCATGGACTCGTGGTCGATGAGCCCGAACATCGGCGCACACTCCGTGGAGGTCTCCGCGGCGTGTGCGGCCGACTGGGCGTCCTTGAGGCTGCGCCACCAGACAACGTCGATCCACTTGTCGTCCTTCGACGAGTATGACAAGTCCCGCGACACGAACCCGGGCTGCCTGCCGGCCCACTCCGACACAGCGTCGACGGCGCCGAGCAGCTGCTCAGGGGTGACACCGGCCTTCAGTTTGAAGACCACCAGCTCCAGTACCTTGTTTGCCTGCTCATCCATCATGATTTGCACCGTTCTGTCTCGTTCGATCACGGATCGTTCCGACCCGGGTGGCCCGGTCGGCCGCCTCACAGAGATGAGAGACAGGGGCGTATGCGACTGTGACAGAAAAGTTCGGAGCACTTTCGCAGCACTATGGAGCCAGGGCCGCCGTGGCGGCTGACCAGCTGTTCCCCGTCGCATGTCAGTGCCGTGGTCTACGGTCCACGCATGGAACACGAGTCTGTGCAAGCGGCGGTTGAGCTCCCCCTGGACCGGCCCGCCTCGTTCGAGCTGTTCACCTCCGGCTTCGACCGCTGGTGGCCGAGAGACTTCTCCTGGTCGGGGCCGGATGGTTTGACCTGCATCGGCATCGAGTGCCAAAGCGAAGGCGCTCTGTACGAGATCGGCCCCCACGGGCTGCGCTGGGACTGGGGCCGCGTATTGGACTGGAGCCCGCAGAGCGGTCTGGTCTTCAGCTGGCAGATCGGCCCCGACCGCGTGCCCATCCCCCGCGTGGAACAGGCCACCGAGGTCGCCGTGACGTTCACGGAGCAGGCGGCCGGCACTCTGGTGGAGGTCCACCATCACGGCTGGGAACGGCACGGCGACCTCGGGGCGGGTTACCGCCAGGACTTCACCTACGCCTGGCCCACGGCCCTCGCGGCACTGCGCGGGGTGGCGACCAAGGGCTAGTCCCAAGATCTGGGAGCCGCCGAAGAGCAAGCGCGAGGGGGCGGCCGTGAGTCACGGCCGTTCCCATGGCCCTTGGCCGGGCCGACAGCTCCGGGGTGGCGCGGCAGCGCCGTGAAGCCTGCTGTACGTGATGGTCAGACTCCATGGGTGGAGAGGCAGAACGGGTGGCCCGCCGGGTCCAGCAGGACCCTCCACGCAGCCGGCTGTGGCTGGAACGATGGCTCGACGGCTCCCAGGGCCAGCATCCGGGCCTGGGCGGCGTCCAGGTCGTCGACGCCGAGTTCGATGTGGGCCTGCTTGCCTTGGGTCGCCTCCGGCCAGGTGGGGGGCTGGTAGTCGGCCTGCCGGACGAAACCGAGTCCGGGCGAGCCCTGCCGGCCGAGCAGGACGAAGTCGTCGCTGGAGTAAAGGACGGGCAGCCCGAGGGCGTTGCCGTAGAAGCGGGCGAGCTCCGCGGGGTCCGCGCAGTCGAAGTCGACGGAGAGGAAGCGGATTGCGGGAGGCGATGTGGTTTTGGTGCTCATGGAGGAAACGCTAGGACGGGACCAGGACAGATACGGTCCTGGTCATGCGGAACACTGGGGGATGTGATCAGTAGCTCCGCGCGTCTGTTGCGCTTGGTGTCGCTGCTGGCGGCGCGTCCCACGTGGACCTGTCGTGAGCTGGCCGAGCGCATGGCGGTCACCGAGCGCACGGTCCGCCGTGACATCGCCCGGCTGCGTCGGCTACCACGTGGAGTCCGACCCCGGACCCTGGGGCGGCTACCGCCTCGGCCCCGGAGCCCGCATGCCGCCGCTGGTCCTGGACGACGAAGAGGCTCTGGCCGTGGCGGTCGGTCTGCGGGAGGCCGCCCTCGGCGGCGACCAGGCCGCACTGGCGGCGCTGCTGAAACTACGGCAGGCCCTGCCGAGGCGACTCGCGGACCGGCTGGCCCAGCTGGACGCCACCCTGGTGCACACCCGCAGGCCCGACGAGCCCCGGATCGACCCAGGAACGCTGCTGGAACTGGCCACGGCGTGCCGACAGGGTGAGCGCACCCGCCTGTCGTACCGCGACCACCGGGGAAGGGCCACCGTCCGGGACGTCGACCCGTACCGCCTCGTATACACGGGCCTGCGCTGGTACTTCGTCGCCCACGATGTGACGCGGGGCGAGTGGCGCACGTTCCGGGCCGACCGCGTGGTCCAGGCACGATCGACCGGACGAGCGGTGGAGTTCGTCGATCCGCCGGACCCGGCGCGGCTCGTCTCCCAGGGGATCGCGAGCGTCGTGTATCCGCTCTACGTGACGATCCGCCTGCCACTGCCCCTCGACGAGGCGCTCCAGGTGGTCCCGTGGACAACCGGCACCCATACCCCGGAGAGCACCGACACCACCCGCGTCGAGATCGGGGGGCACGACGCGGAGCGGCTCGCCGCGTACCTGCTCTCCCTGGGCACCACCGTGCAGGTGCTCTCCCCGGACGACGTACGCGAGGCGTTGCTGCGCCGCATCCGGGCGATCGCGGAAGCCAACACCGAAGCCGTCAGCACCGGCCAGCCAGGGAGTCGGTCAACGCGTGGACGAGTTGGGTGAATTCGGTACGTTGCCGGTCGGTCAGTGTGGCGTAGAGGGGAGGGCAACGGAGTACGACGGAAACAGGCAATAGGGCCCCGACGAGCCTGCGGATCTTCCCCTCTTCCACCACGTCCGAAGCCGGACGCGCCGACAGTAACTTCGGCACAGTCAATCGCCCCCGAGCAGCCCGAACTCACCACCCCGCACCCTTACTGGTCGAGCATCAGGCGTGGGTGCGGCGGCGCAGGGCGGTGAAGGCAAGGCCGGCGGCGGCCGCGGCTCCGCCGCCGGCCAGCAGCATGGTGGTGATCTGGGGGTTGTCCTGCTCGGGGTCCTGGATCCCGCCCGGGTAGTCCAGGGTGATCTTGTCCTCGCCTTTCTGGGCGGTCACCACGGGCGGGATGCTGCTGCTGTCGGGATGGACCAGGGTGAACTTCACGCCGGTCCGCGAGAGGTGCTCCCAGCCGCGGTCGGAGTTGAGGTGTGCTTTGCCGCCGTCGCCGGTGATCTCGGCGCGGGGGCCGATCATGGTGTCTCGGGCGAGCCTGATCTTGTCGCCGGAGCTGAGGGTGTAGGTGGTCTCGTACTTGCCTGCCTTCTCGTCCGTGACCTTCAAGCGCTCGGCGGGCTTCTGCGCCAGGGCGCCGGTCGGGGACGCGGGGCTGTTGGCGAGCGCAGCGGTGACGGGCAGCAACAGCGCGGAGCCACACGCGGCGGCGATGACGGAGGCGCAGACAAGGGAGTGGCGGGCTGCCGTCATGAGAGGAGTTCCTTCGCTGGTTCCGGTCTCGTACCGCAGGCGGCTACCCCTGCTTCGGGACGAAGAGCGTAGGTATTCCGCACGCAGGAACTCGACGTGGGCCGCTACCCGCTGATCATCGTGGACGAGGTGGGGTATATCCCCTTCGAACCGGAGGCCGCGAACCTGTTCTTCCAGCTGATCTACCTCGTCCACCATGCCGAAGTCATCTCGCTGAAGGGCGACAGCTACCGGCTCCGCAACCGCGACCTCGGACGCGTCCCCGCGGCCAACACGCAGGACTGAACCAGAAGATCAACTGACGGACCGGGGGTCAATTCTCGACCGACTCCAGAGGGTCACTTTTCGAGCGACGCTGACACACGGGAACGGGGACCTGCGCACCAACCGGAGTTGAGGCTGGAGCGGGCTGAGGTCCGCCGTGTACATCGGCTTCCGGTGCCACTGAGGGGTTCGAATCCCCCGACGTGCGGCGCTTGCCGGCACATCGAGGCCAACGTTGGAGCTGAAGTGCACGAACTGGCCGGGGTCCGGGATCTGCTCGCCGCTGTGGTAGACGTCGCCAGATGCGACATCACACCACCCCGGGCACTCCATGATCGGCTGTCTCCCCTGCTCCGAATCGCGATACATGCGGCCAGCCCTATCGGTCGGCCCGAATCCGGCGCGTGCCCCACGCCCTCACGCCGCTCTTGGGGAGGACCCGCTCCACCCAGTTGGCGTCAGCCTGCGTGCTCGGGGGCGAGGCAGGCCGTACCGTCGCGGTGCCGCTTCGACACCAGGGCGGTTATGGGCGGTCCCGTGTCCACTTCGCACGTTGCACGGGGCCGCCCCCAGTTCGGGCCCTGCGAGCCGTAGTCCGCCCGGTCCGGGCTGCGGAACGAAGGGCGTACAGCGGGTCTACGTCTGCGATTCCCAGGAGTCAAGCATTCCCCACCTACGGAAGGTCGCCCTCCACGTCGCCGGTCTGCTTGGTCCAGGTCCTCAGCGTCCGGCGGTGCCCGTCGTCGTGCTCCTCGACCAGGCGGATGACCACGTCTTCGAGGGATCCGTACGTACCAATCCATGCGGTGAACTTCTGCCGAGCCCTGAGCTCGTCCTCCCACGTTCCGTCGACGGCCGGGCCGTCCTTCTGCTTCTGGAACTGCAGTCGCACATGGAAGGCGTTCATGCGTCGCCCTGCTGGGCGCGGCGCTTGTCCGCCACCTTGTGCCAGGGGTTCTCCGCCCGGCTCTGGGCACGGTCGAGGTACTCCCGCTTCACCGTGGCGCTGCCGGCCTTCCACCGGCCCTGCTTGGTCGGGTCGCCGCCCGCGTCCGCGATCTCGTGATGCGTCACAGGCGGCGTCGCCCTTACGAGGTCCGCGCGCCGTCCTCGATCAGCTCGGATACATGGGACCAAGAAGCCATAGCTCCACCGGGCACCAAACCATTCACCGCCACGACCTCGCGTCGCCCCGCAGTGTAGGCCGCGGGAGCATGACCGGCACGAGCCGGAACAGCGCTGCCGGCCAGGCCACGAGCAACACGGCCACCAGCGCGCGCACGTTGTCCTCCAAGCCCAGGCCGAGGTCCGAACTCGACGCCCCATCGGGCGGCTTCTTCACGAAGAAGACGACGATGGCCGACATCACCAGCCAGTTGGCGACCCAGAGCAACAGCAGCGTTGAAGGCGTCATGGACTGAACCTACCCGCGCAGCACGGCACTGGGGGCCCCGCGAGACCCGTCGGATTCACCCGATCGGGGGTCGTTCCGGCGCTCACGGAGATCGAAAAGCGCTGTACGGAGGATGAGTAAATCGTCGAAGCGGAAGGACATTGGCAATGTCGAGCGAGGAGGAGTAAAAGTTCTGGGATGGCGAAGGTAATTGAATCTGTGTCACGGGCGAAGATTCAGCGTCAACAATCGCGGGAGATATTTCGAGGACGCGTATTACCCTGAGGTGAGATTTGGGTACCCAGTAATTATTGGGTGGTGTAGTCTGGCGAAGAAGCTGAAGCATTTTGCTCCGCAGACGGTCCGCAAGTACGGAAACCCCGCACCCAGACTGTGACGAGACGAAGGTGCGGGGTCTCCGGCCGATGCAGGACCTGGGCCCACCCCATGGGGTGGGCCCATTGCACTACTTCTACGGCAACCAGCCGCTCATACGCGCCAGTTGGTACAGCACGCGGAGTGACTCAGCCACCAGCCGGAGCGCGTCCCCGGCCCGTTGAAGTCTGGTCCTGCCCGGCGTCGTCACCCCCGGTTGGGGCGTCTCGCCGGACGTCATCGGGCATATCACCTCCCCTCGCCACAGAGCCAGCTGTTCCCTGCCGCTACGGGGAGATGCAGAAATCACGCTAGCACGGCATGCGCCCGAAAATGGGGGGAGTTGAGAGCAGAGGCTATTCCAAGGTGGTTTGAAATCCGAAAGCGGGCTGTGTCTGTAAGTCCGGGGCCAGGAGGCCGATTGCGGCGCAATCGCTCCGGGCTCCAGGTCAGCTCCTGTGAGTCTCTGCGCTGGAGGTAATCATGTCCAGCTAGTCACCGTCGTCGGGCGATCGCCGGGTGTCGACGTACAGGGCGGATCGGTTCACCCCGGGGACCGGCGACGAGCTGCTCGGCGATCGCACCGTCCACCGGGTCCGGCTGGAGGCGTCGAGTTCCGCCGGGCGTCCAGCCCGCAGGCGGTTGCGCTGCCCGCAGCGACCGCGGCGCGGCTGCCGGCCCATCGGCGTGAGCTCCGTATGTGCGATCAGCCCCCAGGGCAGGGGATTTACTGCCATCGTGGTTGTGGATGTGACGGTTCGGGTCGAGGGGGCAGGCATGCGGCGAAATCTCCGGTGGGCGGCGGCGGGACTGGTCACGGCCGTGGCCTTCGCGATACCCACGTGGCTGTGCGGTGCCGTGTTCCTGCCGTCGATGGTCACAGACGACGCGGTCCGCTGGTCGCTCTCGTCGGCGCTTGGGGTGGTGCTGGCCACGCTGGCCGTCGCATGGGGCCAGGGCTTCGCCACCCGCGCCCGCCAGGAAGACCCGCCGTCCGACGGCCCGGTCACAGCATCCGGCGAGCGCAGCATCGCCGTCAAAGGCAACCCGGCAGGCAATGTCTCCACCGGGGACTCCGGGACACGCAATACTCCGGCCCGTCCGGAGACCGCAGCACCGGCCGCCCCTGCACCGGATTCACCACAACCTGAGCCCGAACCCGGGCCGGGCTCGGTGACCGCGTCCGGAGAACGGTCGATCGCCATCAACGGCAACCCCGGGGGCACCGTCTCCACCGGCGACCAGTTCGGCGCGGACCCTGCGTGAAGTGGCCCTTCAAGAAGCAGCCCACGCAGCCGCAGGCACCTGAGCCCGATGCCCTCCCCCACACCGAGGCATCGGGGACGCGGTCCATCGCGATCGACACCGGCGGCGGCGATTTCCTGGGGACCGCCCTGACCGGGGACAACGCCACGGCCGTTCAGCTGCCGCCCGAGGCGCTCGTCCCCGCGGCCGATCTCCAGGCCCCACCAGGGCTGGACAACCTGCCGGTACGCCCGGATACGTTCGTGGGCCGCGCCCGCGAACTGGAGCGGCTAGACGCCGCACTCTCCTGTGCAGGCCAAACGGTCATCCAGGCGGTACACGGCCTCGGCGGGATCGGCAAGAGCACCCTGGCCGCGCACTGGGCCGCCACCCGCCCCCACGGCCACGCCCCGGTCCGGTGGATCAACGCCGACAGCTCCGCCACCGTCCAGCAGGGCCTGGCCGGCCTCGCCACCGCCCTGCAACCCGCCCTGGCCAAAGCTCTGACCGCCGAGGCACTCGCCGAACGCGCCGCGCAGTGGCTGGCCACCCACACCGGCTGGCTGATCGTCCTGGACAACGTCAACGATCCCGCCGATATCACCGGCCTGCTCGCCCGCGCCCGAAGCGGACGCTTCCTGATCACCAGCCGGCTCGCCACCGCCTGGACCAACGCCACCACCGTGCTCCGCCTGGACATCCTGGACCCGGACGAGTCCCTGGACCTGTTCACCTGCATCACCACCGCCCAGCACCCCGAACGGGACCTGGACGGCGCCGCCGAGTTGTGCAAAGAACTCGGCCACCTGCCCCTGGCCATCGAACAGGCGGCCGCCTACCTCGCGCAGAACCCGCTCACCACCCCCCGCGCCTACCTGCACCTGCTCGTCGAGCACCCGGCGGCGATGTACCGCCACGGCGCAGCCACCACCCCGGCCGAACGCACCATCGCCCGCATCTGGAACATCACCCTCGACCGCATCACCGAACTCCAGCCCCAAGCCGCCGACCTGCTGCGCACCCTGGCCTGGTACGCCCCCGAGAACGTTCCCACCACCCTGACCGGCCCCGCCGACCCACCCACGCGCAACGCCGCGCTCGGCCTCCTGACCGCCTACAACATGATCACCCCCGACCTCGCCACCGGCACCCTGGCCGTCCACCGGCTCGTCCAGGCCCTCGCCCGCACCCCCGACCCCGATGACCCCCACCGCCCCCCCACACTCATCCACCAGGCTCGTGAACAAGCCACCGCCAACCTGCACACCGCCCTGCCCACCACCTGGGACACCCCCGCCACCTGGCCCACCTGGCGCACCCTGCTCCCCCACATCGACGCCCTCACCGACCACACCACCCACGACACCGACACCCCCACCACCGCAGACATCCTCAACCGCACCGGAGCCTTCCTGGACAGCCAGGGCCAGCCCGCCCGCGCCGTCACACACCTCCACCGCGCCCTCACCGACCGCGTGCGGGTGCTGGGCGAGGACCACCCCGACACCCTGGCCTCCCGCAACAACCTCGCCGGCGCCTACCGGGCGGCGGGGGACCTGGGCCGGGCGATCGAGCTGTACGAGCAGACCCTCACCGACCGC includes:
- a CDS encoding DUF6292 family protein, giving the protein MIRAGRAGQVQTMADLAASQKMSLGRFRNTKQHLREGHPASISSPGAKTLLWDAEQTSAFNAGDPIPDITGPDSDEDLLDRQEAAAELGVTARTWNSYRYDPRLSEHVVLVPERAAGDDRPQVEHWPRGVIRAFKAGRPGKGQGPTAGKPKGSGDMVPRDQIVPLIAELLDGDPAVTAAAVVDELGVAMTTAMRGLAQLRGRRIADLVEAEPSLSLDAAAARLGYPAITRRRAIAAAQDEQRRRAVQPYLQDVADALAEAGAAEAGEVEVLQSGDHLAAAIVLQPGQSAQAVVWDERYGWRTATSRRHPIGKGGAPEGEGIRYLSADLQPKPADVLEALADGRRGRKRPAR
- a CDS encoding SRPBCC domain-containing protein, which gives rise to MEHESVQAAVELPLDRPASFELFTSGFDRWWPRDFSWSGPDGLTCIGIECQSEGALYEIGPHGLRWDWGRVLDWSPQSGLVFSWQIGPDRVPIPRVEQATEVAVTFTEQAAGTLVEVHHHGWERHGDLGAGYRQDFTYAWPTALAALRGVATKG
- a CDS encoding tetratricopeptide repeat protein → MKWPFKKQPTQPQAPEPDALPHTEASGTRSIAIDTGGGDFLGTALTGDNATAVQLPPEALVPAADLQAPPGLDNLPVRPDTFVGRARELERLDAALSCAGQTVIQAVHGLGGIGKSTLAAHWAATRPHGHAPVRWINADSSATVQQGLAGLATALQPALAKALTAEALAERAAQWLATHTGWLIVLDNVNDPADITGLLARARSGRFLITSRLATAWTNATTVLRLDILDPDESLDLFTCITTAQHPERDLDGAAELCKELGHLPLAIEQAAAYLAQNPLTTPRAYLHLLVEHPAAMYRHGAATTPAERTIARIWNITLDRITELQPQAADLLRTLAWYAPENVPTTLTGPADPPTRNAALGLLTAYNMITPDLATGTLAVHRLVQALARTPDPDDPHRPPTLIHQAREQATANLHTALPTTWDTPATWPTWRTLLPHIDALTDHTTHDTDTPTTADILNRTGAFLDSQGQPARAVTHLHRALTDRVRVLGEDHPDTLASRNNLAGAYRAAGDLGRAIELYEQTLTDRVRVLGEDHPDTLASRNNLACAYESAGDLGRAIELYEQTLTDRVRVLGEDHPDTLISRNNLAYAYESAGDLGRAIPLYEQTLTDSVRVLGEDHPSTLIFRNNLAGAYRAAGDLGRAIELDEQTLTDRVRVLGEDHPDTLTSRNNLAYAYQSAGDLGRAIPLYEQTLTDSVRVLGEDHPDTLASRNNLAYAYESAGDLGRAIELYEQTLTDRVRVLGEDHPSTLASRNRLAGAYESAGDLGRAIELYEQTLTDSVRVLGEDHPMTGTVRSNLAHAVAERDGGETGQL
- a CDS encoding VOC family protein, which codes for MSTKTTSPPAIRFLSVDFDCADPAELARFYGNALGLPVLYSSDDFVLLGRQGSPGLGFVRQADYQPPTWPEATQGKQAHIELGVDDLDAAQARMLALGAVEPSFQPQPAAWRVLLDPAGHPFCLSTHGV
- a CDS encoding P-loop NTPase family protein — protein: MGRYPLIIVDEVGYIPFEPEAANLFFQLIYLVHHAEVISLKGDSYRLRNRDLGRVPAANTQD